DNA sequence from the bacterium genome:
TCTGGCGCGTGTTCTCCCAGCGCGATCGTAATTCCGAGCACCAGTTCGCTGATGTCGATCCGCCGGTCGCCGGTGCAGTCGCCGACGCAGGGCGGTAGCGATACCGCGAGGGTCGGGCAACACGCGATCAGTACGACGTATGCGAGGGCGCAGAGCGGGGTGGCGAATATCGCGGCGCGTCCGATCGACGTATCCGGCATAAGACACTTCGCCTAACGCCAGCGGTCAGCCACGCGGGCCGCAGGCCCGCGTCGGCTGCACCGCTTCAGTTAGGCGCGCTACAGATCCTGCGGTTCGAGGCCGGTGTGTTTCGAGATGCGCGCAAGCATCTTCGGGCCGATTTCGTCGCGGTCGTGGAATGCCCAAACGTAGTCTGGCCACCCCGGACGCGAGAGGACGAGGTGCGAGCCGCCCGCCCGACGCTTCTCGACCCACCCGATTCTCAGGAGGGCACGGAGGACGCGACG
Encoded proteins:
- a CDS encoding type II toxin-antitoxin system HicA family toxin: MSAWPSAPARRVLRALLRIGWVEKRRAGGSHLVLSRPGWPDYVWAFHDRDEIGPKMLARISKHTGLEPQDL